NNNNNNNNNNNNNNNNCATAGACCAATTGTTTAGTTAGCTCTTTGGTTAGAGGATCCGCAAGATTCTTTTCTGACCGTACAAACTCTATGGCAATTACACCATTGCTTATGAGTTGCCGCACTATATTGTGTCTTAGGCGTATATGCCTCTTCTTcccattataaattttatttcttgcaCATCCAATTGCAGCTTGGGAATCACAATGCAATGATATTGATGGTAATGGCTTACCCATTTTGGTATATCAGCAAGTAAATTTCTAAGCCACTCAGATTCAGTACTTGCCTTTTCTAAAGCAACAAACTCAGACTCTATAGTTGATCTAGCATTACAGGTTTGTTTAGAAGACTTCCAAGATATAGCTCCTCCACCTAGGGTGAAAACATAACCACTAGTGAAGTTGGTCACACATTATCTAATATCTAGTTTGCATCACAATAGCCTTCTAATACTATTGGACAACCTATATATGTAAGGTCCAAATTCATGGTGCCTTTCAAATATCTCAAGAGACAAGTTAGTGTATTCCAATGTTCATAGGCAAGATTATGTGTATATCTACTAAGTCTACTAACAACATATGCAATATCAGTGTACAATTCATTAGAAACATCACACTACCAATAATTTTAGCATACTCAGATTGTGCAACAGGAGACcctctatttttctttaaatgtatGCTTGGGTCATATGGAGTTCTCACAGGGTCACAATCaaaatgattgaattttttaagtacTTTCTCAACATAGTGTGATTGGGAAAGTGTAATCCTTTCACTATTCCTTATGATTTTTATTCCCAAAATTACATCAGCCTCTCCAAGGTCTTTCATATCAAAGTTTGAAGATAAGAGATCTTTAGTACTTTTTACAACATCCATGTCAGTTCCTAAAATTAAcatgtcatccacatataggCATATGATAACGCCACTATCACCAGAGAATTTATTATACACACGTCTATTAGATTTGTTCACAACAAATCCATTAGAAATTAAAGtgttatcaaatttttcatgccattgtttaggagcttgtttcaaaccatataATGATTTTCTAAGTTTACACACTTTACTTTCTTGTCCTTGAACCACAAAACCCTCTGGTTGGTCCATGTAAATTTTTACATCTAAATCACCatttaaaaatgttgttttgacatccatttggtGAACAATCAATTTATGTATTGAGGCCATAGCAATCAGAATCCTAATTGTAGTTAATCTTGTCACCGGTGAATAAGTGTCAAAGTAATCTATCCCTTCTTTTGAGTATACCCTTTTGCCACTAGTTTAGCTTTGAATTTGTCTATGGACCCAtctgcttttaatttttttttttaaacacccATTTGCAACCACCCATTTGCAACCAATCGTTTTGCATCCTCTAAGGAGTTCAACTAATTCTCATGAATGGTTAGCCATAATTGATTCTAACTCACTATGGATTGCATCCTTCCAAAAAGTTGCATCTACTGATTTCATGGCCTCTTGATAAGTTTTTGGGTCATCTTCATTGAGAAAGGTAGTGATAAAGTCAAGCCCAAAGTTGGTTCCGTTTTTAGGTCTTTTACTACGTCTTAACTCTTGTGTTAAGTGGTTTTCATCTAAGTTTGAACTTGATCTCACTTGGGATATGACTGATGAGGACTCATTAGTGAGTCTCATTCTCTTCTTGGGAAAAATATGCTCAAAGAAATTAGCATCCCTAGTCTCCATTATGGTGTTAGTCTCCAAAACTAAGCACCTATAGGCAAGACTATTTTGTCCATATCCTATGAAGACACTATCCTTGATTTTAGgacctatcttttctttatgtGGTTCAGGAATTCCAACTTTTGCCAAACAACCCCACACCTTCAAATACCCTAAGTTTGGTGCACGTCCTTCTCATAGTTCATATGGAgtttttctaatctttttatGTGGGATCCTGTTTAATACATGACATGCAAAAAGGATAGCCTCCCCCCACATGTTGGAAGGAAGACTAGAGCTAATAAGCATGGCATTCATCATATCCTTTAGGGTTCTATTTTTCCTCTTAGCTATTCCATTTCGTTTAGGTGTACGAGGTGCAGTGACTTCATGAATAATACCATTttcttcacaaaatttttaaaacaaagctGAACCATATTCTCCTCCTCTATCAGACCTAatccttttaattttcttattttttttgattttcaacttccgttttaaattttatgaacaTGTTTTCAGCTTCATCTTTACTACTTAAGAGGTATACTCTTGTATATCTAGAGTAGTCATCTATAAAtgtcatataatattttttacctCCTCTACTCGTATAATTTTTGAAGTCTCCTAAGTCACTATGAATGAGTTCTAAAAGTTCAGAGCTCCTTTCAGCAGTTTTGAAAGGCTTTTTGAAATGTTTTGCTTCTACACATATTTCACACTTTGAATGCTCTAAACTAGTTAAGTTTGGTATTAGGTTCATTTGTTTCATTCTTTTGATGGCTGCAACATTCACATGCCCTAGCCTACCATGCCAAAGATCCAAAGATTCAACAATATAAGCAAAAGAGTTACTAGATAGATTCATGTTCTCACAATCAGTTTCAAGCACAAATAAGCCTTCATGACAAAATCCATTGCCCACAAAATCACCATTTTGACTAAGAACGATCTTATTagattcaaaaacaatttttaggCCTACCTTATTGAGCAAGAACCCAGACACTAAATTTCTAAACATGTTAGGAACATGAAGAACAGAGTGCAAGCCTAAAGACTTACCTGAAGTAAATTTCAAAAGTACCTTTCCCCTTCCAGCAACTCTTGCAGTACTAGAGTCTCCCAAATAAGCATTCTCTTCATCTATTACTTCCTCATAATTAAGAAATAACTCCTTGTTGAAGCAAATGTGCCTAGTAGCCCCAGTATCCACTACCCAATCAGTTATGTTATTGACTAACTTCATTTCCGAAACAAGTGCTGCCTCAGATTCTAAGACAATATTAGGAACATCATACATTTTGTTAATCAATAAGAACATAAATCGCTTCTTAAGATTGTTGGAAGTATATAGTTTGGAAAATTGTCCAAATTGATTAACAAAGTTACAAAgcaatatcaataatatatcaaaaaaacaaGATATGCTCAAATTAACTTATAAGCAaaatagacaagtacaaaagcGTATAAAATTAAGGATTAAGTAAAACTTATCGTGGAGACATGGAACTAAATCCACTGTCCTTAAGAAGCGATTTCGCCCCCATTGGAATGAATCAGTCGATACAACGGCAACTCTGTTAATGTGCAATCACAAACAGAGTTTCGAACTCGTCACAAATGCCCAAGAgaaattttcagcaaaaacaaaGTAGCTAGAGTACCAAAACAGAGTTTTGAATTTGTCACAAATGCCCAagagaaaattttcaacaaaaacaaagtagCTAGAGTACCAAaagtaatttatatatatatatatatatatatatatttaactaatATCATATATGCTGAATTTTTGATAGTCTTACTTTTCGTTTGTTTCGATGGAAAAtcttgtgtaaagatagttttctgtgttttccagtgtttggtagcataaaaaaagatgagttaaaggaaaactatctttagtcaacataaaaagtatggcttatttttagacattgttttccattaaatttttttggaaaacaactttatctcacaagctaaataagggaagttaagaaattgtttttcaacttatttaaaattgctaccaaacattggaaaatgagatagttttatagaaaataatttttgaaaaatgattcattttctagaaaatatcattgttgaaacaaacagagcgttagagttctaaaaaaaaggaagtagcTAAAGATGATTAGagtgaaaaaggaaaaggcaaaaacaaaggaattttcttttccattgaTGTTACAAGCCACTATGTATTTTCTGCAAATCATGGGAAGGTGCGGCtgattattttataaggaaatatGAGAAGATTGAAGATTTTGTTTGTTGCCAAAAATTCCCACGCCAACCAAGGAAAATTCTAGAGCATGGGCTTGGGctttacaacaaaatatcatgggcttaaattttaaaacatacccaacaaaaaaatatatattaacacaCAGTCAAGAATGTAAAGaaaatcccataaaaaaaagtaaaagaaaataattgaaggacatttgcattttgattttatcaaaacaacatttgcattcttttttttttttctttttttttttaaaggatattTGCATTCTTGAGTAAGCATGGAACTTACTATATCATACAATTCTCAAATTTGTAAATACATTTAGTATGATCATATCACTAAACTACTTTAATTATCTTTTGGTTTTGTGATTTTACCTTTAAATTAGAACACAGAATATTACCATTTTTgtaaggaaaattattgaaatatttgaaaaaattaataaattatctttctatatgaaaatttattaaaataatggaGGAAACTAATAACAAAATGGAATGCACATGGTGTGAAAACTTGGCtaaaacatatcataaaaataaattaatatcatATCACGAAAAATAGATAACTATATCCTTTTGCTTTATAGAGTttaattgaaactcaattaCTAATTTAGCTCATGTTTTTCATTTGGATAtgcttaagaaaaaaaaatcagaaattttCTTGTGGGAGACTTGGATTGCTTCTAAATGATAATCCATTTTTAGGAAACTAACATTAGTGTTCAagatatttattttcaaaatctagTTCTTTTTGCAGCTTATACAGCCCAACTATTCTCaattctcattctttatttattaatttttttttttttaaagcttacgCAGCCCAACAATTCTCAGTACTCATACtttattcattataaaaaaaaaaaaaaatatcacaattaTTTGTTCTAATTACAAATTAAACGGACTTATATTTTAATCCTATTTTAAATTTGACAGAAACtccaaacaattttttgttaaagTTCCAGGCATAGTCCACAAGATGTCAGTACAATATATAGTATCAGGCATAGTGCACAagatatcaaaaatttcatatGTCATTCAAGTAATCGTTGTCACCTAAACTATTATCTGAATCAACTATTAGAacttggtttcaaaaaaaaaaaaaaaaaaaaaaaatcaactattaGAACTTATTGATGGTTTTTTAGGCTAACTATCACCTAGTTAACATTAACTTTCCATTTAAACTAGAAGAACACTAATGTGATGGGTGCAAATTAGGAAATACGTTTCAAAGGCAATAACTTAGCTTGACTGGTTGGTAACAACTTCCAATTTGGATAGCTCATTACTCGGTTTTTTTGCATCTGATCAATTGAAGTGTAATTCTCTATCCAAAAATGCAAAGAAAGTAATGCCAACATAGTGCAAACTAGGCTTTTTTGCATCTTTTGTATTTGCTTGTTTGATCATTGATGCTATCATTTAAAAGTCTGCATTCAATGATTCAAATATGTCACATTCCATGTCAAAAAAGGTGTCCAACGTGCAAGTTCtcatcttcttaaaaaaaaatacaaaatacaaaatcttTATAAGTAAAGAGCTGAATATTCTCTATCAAGCACAAAATGcatccaaaaatgaaaaatgaaataacaatTCAATTTTACATATCTAAGATCCAAAATTATCCACATTAGTCAAGTTAAAGATGTGTAAATTTGTAAAGTTACTTACTGCAgctttgtattttattattttaattttttttctttcacttcaTGCTCTCATCatattcctaaaaaataaataaaatatgattatttaaataaaatagaatgtaaaatagataatctgatcgatgcaaatgtttttgaaaagtagttatgtaaaatagaagaaaaaataggtttttatgttaaaatagacaaaatttttttgtacaaATTGATGCAATGCACTATATTTTTTACATCACCTAGCAATGTAGGATAAATATAGCAGATTTTTACACATTCAGAAGCACCAGTTTATTGAAAAAGATCACGCTACAATTGATCTTGAATTTTTGTATGTCAAAATATCCATGAATGTggtctttgtttttgttcaatCTGTAACAAGGAAGCCAATATCACAACAATTCTTCAGAGTTTTGGACTGATTTTCTTCTTCCCAACTCTCAAATTGAaagaataaattttgatttttacacCATGGCTTGACGGCCAAATTAACGTCAACTTTCCCATTCCAATATTTGAAGTACACTGCACAAAACGCAATCAAGAAAATCGAAAGAAATTCCAATTCAAGTTCTGGACAACCTATGCACATACACTAGAGTCTAGAAGAATCAATTGAGGATTCGTCCACACTGTCTTCATTGTCATCCGAGTCATCTAGATGGTCAAAGAAAGCATCAAGATACCAGGGACAATTTCCATTCAATGCACCCTTGTGGGCATTGATTCGCCATTTTTGGTCAGCTATCATATCAGCATCAAGTCCCCATTCATGCATTTCCTCCTCTGTGTGATGGATTGCTAAGCTGTATTCTCCACCATCTCCTAATTCCATCACTCGGAATTCACAGTTCCCAAGATTGTTTAGGCGCTCAAATTGCTCAACAGTCCACTTGAACCACTTCATGAGGAAGACCTGTGAGGTTAGCCCATGTGAGACGATTATAAGAGTCAAGTCATGGGAAGGGTCATGGTGAAGCCTGTTCATGTCTATGTCCCTCCACAGTGATTCAAGAAAACCTGTAAGATTCAAATTCCCACTTCAATTCCGCATTTcaatgacacaaaatttgaaaataattcctCCTTTCAGGAATATACTTCCAACTAACTGACAGGGCTCGATCAACaaccacccccacccccacccccctaTATAGCACCCAATACAAATTCTTGTATTGCAAATTACTGCATAGGACATGAATGGCATTTCCATTTTACTGGaataataattcaaaacaaacaaatcccTCAAAGAACATTCCCTAAAGGATTTCAAGTTAggtcgggtttttttttttttgagtaagaGGTCGGATTTTGTCGCTGCTACTTTGCTCACTTGGGAAGCATCAAATTCAGGCCACAGTTAAAGCTACATCTAATTGTCTAGTACCAATAGCACATGTGCAAAAGCAAACAGTAATTCCaacaaaagaaattgaatattgcACTTGCAATGTAATTTCATGTAACTATTATAGTTCGGAGAACCTAATTAACCAGCCAAACTCTGATTCAAAGTTTGAGGGAAAGTCTCTGGCAGTCTATAAAGAAGTTCTTAATTGTGTGTTTCTGTAGCTAGAacttattcaaataaaaatttagattggataatttggtaaaaGGTTTAATATTTAACCGTATACCGGccaatcttttttgttttattaacaTTTTATAGCACTACTTGTCCACCATTTTGGACTCATAGATCAGTCCATTGTATTAGAAGTTGTGATGGCCTGATGGGCATACTTTGTAGTTTGATCCTtggcattttcaaaaaataaagcgCACACACATTACAGAAATGAATGATCCTCGGCATTCAGAACTTTTTTGATTTCCTATGGTATATTCTATGGATGTTCAGTGGGAGATGGACTAATAGAAATGAGGTTCGCCATGGGAAACTGAGGAAGGCTGGCCCATCTTTGATTCAATGGTGTAAGCATCATTTGAACAAGAAGATTCATGCACCTCTAGGAGTTAGCTGAACATGGGGTTTTAGCCTAATGCCTTGAGTTACgtaatgttttttatattttcatgtcAGTTTATTTGTTAGCAAAACATGCGactttccattaaaaaaaatgcatacacacaaaacaaaagaagaagaaagaaaacagaataCGTACTAGAAACGCGGTCGAAGACGTCAGCAGCGGACTCGCCTTCAGGGAAACGATAGAAGAAACGACCGAACATCTGGCGCGTTCGTTTGGTCGCTTTCATCCTCTCTTCCACCTGGAAGTTCCCGAAGTCTTGCTCTCGGATCCGACACTCTTCTCGGACCCCTATGATCCGTTTCTTCGTGAAGCTCCGACCCAGTTCTTTCAGCGTCGATTGGGCGCGGGCGTATGGGGACACGTAGAAGTGCACGCGCCACGAGTCCGTGGAGGAGGCTGTGGAGATGAGGTGGCGGAGTCGGGCCCCGGCGTCTTGGGCCTGGGCCAGGCCCACGTCGGTGAGCGGGATTTGGTGGTCCGGGGTTGTGCTGTAGGCTGAATAGTCCAAATTGCCCCTCGACTCGCCGTGTCGCATTATGATTATGCGCTTTGGGAGCACTGACAATGTTGAATGGTTTGGATTTGAATGCATTTTTTTTGGAAGCGCATCCAAAATCCAAGTGTGggaaaaatgttgtaattgggttttggaggattttttttttcttagaagtgTGATTCTCTCAATTTATATATAGGTAATTTGGGGGCCGTTTGGTACTTgtatttaaataacagttttcagtttttttagaaatatgtgtgggtgaaaaagtgtgtgaaaatacatgtaatgttatttaaaaactgaaaacatgtgtttaaacttGCGTACTAGACGGACCTTGGCTTTTAATTTTCAACActatcctatcaaaaaaaatgttcaacTCTATAACAGCTTTTTAATTGAGTAATTCcagtttatccaaaaaaaaatttttgaataattttagtAATACTATAAATTGTTACAACTTTTGTCCCAACTATCGTACGTGATATATTGTAATTGATAGCCGATCATTTTCATATAAACccattatattttcttcataatttgtTGTTTGCATTATAGACAATTTTGATAAAAgttgtgatttaaaatttgatcttagaatttttttttaaaaaaaaaaaccttgagtATGAAGTAAGTTGTGTTAATTTTTGTGGGGTTAGATGTATGGATATATCTCTGTAACTTCTCTTCTCTCAGGTGGTTATTGTAGTATGAAAATTTGTGGTCATCAAAGGTCTGTCTACTGTATAAACACTGTATAAACTACCCAGTCAGACATATAACCACCTAGTCAAGAAATTTGCACATTATCAATAATCACAATATGCTCTATCGACACTTGTGACaaatattaagaaatttattattgtttgtgaGAATacaaactttcttaaaaaaaactaCTTATTAGACAAAACTTAGCACCAAATTGATGGGCTTTGCCACTGCCTAAACTAATAGGACTTCAAAAGTACAAAatattcaactaaaaaaaataagggaacaaGCAATGTAATCACAATATATAGATATCTTAATTCAGAATTCAAGTTCatacaaataagaaaaattcaagTCACACAAACACCTAAGTTAAATCACAAAACTATACTTTGATAATTCATGTGAGGCAAACGCACTTACAAACATGAAGTTATCCTTCCATTAACTGGGTATGTGAAT
This genomic stretch from Quercus lobata isolate SW786 chromosome 3, ValleyOak3.0 Primary Assembly, whole genome shotgun sequence harbors:
- the LOC115979944 gene encoding phosphoglycerate mutase-like protein AT74 — protein: MHSNPNHSTLSVLPKRIIIMRHGESRGNLDYSAYSTTPDHQIPLTDVGLAQAQDAGARLRHLISTASSTDSWRVHFYVSPYARAQSTLKELGRSFTKKRIIGVREECRIREQDFGNFQVEERMKATKRTRQMFGRFFYRFPEGESAADVFDRVSSFLESLWRDIDMNRLHHDPSHDLTLIIVSHGLTSQVFLMKWFKWTVEQFERLNNLGNCEFRVMELGDGGEYSLAIHHTEEEMHEWGLDADMIADQKWRINAHKGALNGNCPWYLDAFFDHLDDSDDNEDSVDESSIDSSRL